The Cucumis melo cultivar AY chromosome 6, USDA_Cmelo_AY_1.0, whole genome shotgun sequence genome includes a region encoding these proteins:
- the LOC103490712 gene encoding transcription factor bHLH155 isoform X2: MYSLTWVMLRLFALFYDNLELQQQFSYGVKTVAVIPVHPHGVIQLGSTHKIWESLEILADAKRSLCQVINGGGLALEKTTCMASSTNIARYNDLFTSIVLPANSDDWSLSAMHNNIHTDFTRNSYASFDKQPAFDTSSYFSKSSCENSVLTSSELLPASDIREQDAQYPSYSDANVLDFCRNTMEFGNGSSTFASVSSGTGSLHMDYVHQSAQLFPMNEGELTESITSLPDFCNKHLSEDFTMDLPDISFVDDLFQWFDSSPENGTNGATTTLSHNLLHVTGMSTSSSNLVEVNKFVDDSSKASVVSAQSLITSTSKSSEQDNTIIMQNAKDRLFDSLGLGTGCSVGKTWDNMITDTHGSYSGGCNSMSTCTSKLATGSTDHPRKRLFWELGIEELLDGLSNTSSATKSSVENHHSIGSRRSKMERLSLDSNPIQLLDPCTSMNLTQPSCMVGRFPCKKEAVPKSQVSSWIDDSYSTNIGGSILELSHKSEEPAKICKKRVKPGESNRPRPKDRQQIQDRIKELREIIPSGAKCSIDSLLDRTIKYMLFLQSVTKYADKLKETNKPKLIDQRDGVAVNDKCMTERGSGGVTWAFKVGATPTVCPVIVEDLSSPGQMLVEMLCEERGFFLEIADMIRSYGLTILKGVMEIREDKIWGQFVVEVKVNANQSITRINVFLSLMELLQQANIGGTEAVAN; this comes from the exons ATGTATTCTTTAACTTGGGTTATGCTCAGGCTGTTCGCATTATTCTAT GATAATTTGGAGTTACAACAACAATTTTCCTATGGGGTAAAG ACTGTTGCAGTAATTCCCGTTCATCCGCATGGAGTGATACAGCTTGGCTCTACACATAAG ATCTGGGAAAGTCTGGAGATTTTGGCAGATGCAAAGAGGTCATTGTGTCAAGTGATAAATGGTGGTGGACTTGCACTAGAGAAAACTACTTGCATGGCTTCGAGCACCAATATTGCTCGCTATAATGATCTATTCACGTCCATCGTCTTGCCTGCAAATTCTGATGATTGGAGTCTCAGTGCAATGCATAATAACATCCACACAGACTTCACAAGAAATTCTTATGCTTCATTTGATAAACAACCAGCCTTTGATACTTCTTCCTACTTCAGTAAAAGTAGTTGTGAGAATTCGGTGTTAACTTCATCCGAGCTATTGCCAGCATCCGACATTAGAGAACAAGATGCTCAATATCCAAGTTATTCAGACGCCAATGTGCTTGACTTCTGTAGAAACACAATGGAATTTGGAAACGGCAGCTCGACATTTGCATCAGTCTCAAGTGGAACAGGTTCTCTCCATATGGATTATGTTCATCAGTCGGCTCAACTATTTCCCATGAATGAAGGTGAACTTACGGAAAGCATAACTAGCCTACCTGACTTCTGCAACAAGCATCTTTCTGAGGATTTTACGATGGATCTCCCGGATATCTCATTCGTTGATGATCTATTTCAATGGTTTGATTCTTCACCAGAGAATGGAACAAATGGAGCAACGACAACATTGAGCCATAACCTTCTACATGTCACAGGAATGTCAACATCGTCATCTAATCTGGTTGAAGTTAATAAGTTTGTAGATGATTCGAGCAAAGCTTCTGTTGTTTCCGCTCAAAGTTTAATAACTAGTACATCAAAATCCAGCGAGCAAGATAACACAATCATAATGCAGAACGCAAAAGATAGACTGTTTGATAGTTTGGGGTTAGGCACAGGATGTTCAGTGGGCAAAACTTGGGATAACATGATAACAGATACTCATGGCAGTTACTCGGGTGGGTGCAACAGTATGTCTACGTGCACATCGAAGTTAGCCACGGGCTCAACTGATCATCCTCGCAAGAGATTGTTTTGGGAATTGGGAATTGAAGAGCTTTTGGATGGTCTAAGCAACACTAGCTCTGCAACCAAATCAAGTGTTGAGAATCATCACTCAATTGGCTCAAGAAGGTCAAAGATGGAAAGACTGTCTCTCGACAGTAATCCGATCCAATTACTCGACCCTTGCACCAGCATGAATCTGACACAACCTTCATGCATGGTTGGTCGTTTCCCATGTAAGAAAGAAGCTGTACCAAAGTCACAGGTAAGTTCATGGATTGATGATAGCTATAGCACCAATATTGGAGGCTCCATTTTAGAACTATCTCACAAGAGTGAGGAGCCTGCTAAGATTTGTAAGAAGAGGGTGAAACCTGGAGAGAGTAACCGTCCAAGACCGAAGGATCGACAACAGATCCAAGATCGTATCAAAGAGTTGAGAGAAATTATCCCTAGTGGTGCAAAG TGTAGCATTGATTCGTTGTTGGATCGGACTATCAAATACATGCTTTTCTTGCAAAGTGTTACAAAGTACGCGGACAAGCTTAAAGAAACTAACAAACCAAAG TTAATTGACCAACGAGACGGAGTGGCTGTAAATGACAAATGTATGACGGAGAGAGGCAGTGGTGGAGTTACTTGGGCGTTTAAAGTGGGAGCAACACCAACGGTTTGTCCAGTTATAGTTGAAGACCTTAGTTCCCCTGGTCAAATGCTTGTTGAG ATGCTATGTGAGGAAAGAGGCTTCTTTCTCGAGATAGCTGATATGATTCGTAGCTACGGATTGACAATTTTGAAAGGCGTGATGGAAATTCGCGAAGACAAGATATGGGGGCAATTCGTCGTAGAGGTGAAAGTAAAT GCTAACCAAAGCATTACAAGGATAAATGTGTTTTTGTCCCTCATGGAGCTTCTACAACAAGCAAACATTGGTGGAACTGAAGCAGTAGCTAATTAG
- the LOC103490712 gene encoding uncharacterized protein LOC103490712 isoform X1, whose protein sequence is MAKTELGSVLNRICCSNHWSYGVFWSFDRRNSMLLTLEDIWYEEQVVLVAANMLQQVHMLGEGVIGTAAFTGNHRWIFSDASNGEWNSSMFQDNLELQQQFSYGVKTVAVIPVHPHGVIQLGSTHKIWESLEILADAKRSLCQVINGGGLALEKTTCMASSTNIARYNDLFTSIVLPANSDDWSLSAMHNNIHTDFTRNSYASFDKQPAFDTSSYFSKSSCENSVLTSSELLPASDIREQDAQYPSYSDANVLDFCRNTMEFGNGSSTFASVSSGTGSLHMDYVHQSAQLFPMNEGELTESITSLPDFCNKHLSEDFTMDLPDISFVDDLFQWFDSSPENGTNGATTTLSHNLLHVTGMSTSSSNLVEVNKFVDDSSKASVVSAQSLITSTSKSSEQDNTIIMQNAKDRLFDSLGLGTGCSVGKTWDNMITDTHGSYSGGCNSMSTCTSKLATGSTDHPRKRLFWELGIEELLDGLSNTSSATKSSVENHHSIGSRRSKMERLSLDSNPIQLLDPCTSMNLTQPSCMVGRFPCKKEAVPKSQVSSWIDDSYSTNIGGSILELSHKSEEPAKICKKRVKPGESNRPRPKDRQQIQDRIKELREIIPSGAKCSIDSLLDRTIKYMLFLQSVTKYADKLKETNKPKLIDQRDGVAVNDKCMTERGSGGVTWAFKVGATPTVCPVIVEDLSSPGQMLVEMLCEERGFFLEIADMIRSYGLTILKGVMEIREDKIWGQFVVEVKVNANQSITRINVFLSLMELLQQANIGGTEAVAN, encoded by the exons ATGGCTAAAACAGAGTTGGGTTCTGTTCTTAATCGCATTTGCTGTAGTAATCACTGGTCCTATGGTGTTTTTTGGAGCTTTGATCGAAGAAACTCCAT GTTGTTGACTTTGGAAGATATTTGGTATGAAGAACAAGTGGTGCTGGTGGCTGCAAATATGCTTCAACAAGTTCACATGCTTGGTGAAGG AGTCATTGGCACAGCAGCTTTCACTGGAAATCACCGGTGGATTTTTTCAGATGCTTCCAATGGAGAATGGAATTCCTCTATGTTTCAG GATAATTTGGAGTTACAACAACAATTTTCCTATGGGGTAAAG ACTGTTGCAGTAATTCCCGTTCATCCGCATGGAGTGATACAGCTTGGCTCTACACATAAG ATCTGGGAAAGTCTGGAGATTTTGGCAGATGCAAAGAGGTCATTGTGTCAAGTGATAAATGGTGGTGGACTTGCACTAGAGAAAACTACTTGCATGGCTTCGAGCACCAATATTGCTCGCTATAATGATCTATTCACGTCCATCGTCTTGCCTGCAAATTCTGATGATTGGAGTCTCAGTGCAATGCATAATAACATCCACACAGACTTCACAAGAAATTCTTATGCTTCATTTGATAAACAACCAGCCTTTGATACTTCTTCCTACTTCAGTAAAAGTAGTTGTGAGAATTCGGTGTTAACTTCATCCGAGCTATTGCCAGCATCCGACATTAGAGAACAAGATGCTCAATATCCAAGTTATTCAGACGCCAATGTGCTTGACTTCTGTAGAAACACAATGGAATTTGGAAACGGCAGCTCGACATTTGCATCAGTCTCAAGTGGAACAGGTTCTCTCCATATGGATTATGTTCATCAGTCGGCTCAACTATTTCCCATGAATGAAGGTGAACTTACGGAAAGCATAACTAGCCTACCTGACTTCTGCAACAAGCATCTTTCTGAGGATTTTACGATGGATCTCCCGGATATCTCATTCGTTGATGATCTATTTCAATGGTTTGATTCTTCACCAGAGAATGGAACAAATGGAGCAACGACAACATTGAGCCATAACCTTCTACATGTCACAGGAATGTCAACATCGTCATCTAATCTGGTTGAAGTTAATAAGTTTGTAGATGATTCGAGCAAAGCTTCTGTTGTTTCCGCTCAAAGTTTAATAACTAGTACATCAAAATCCAGCGAGCAAGATAACACAATCATAATGCAGAACGCAAAAGATAGACTGTTTGATAGTTTGGGGTTAGGCACAGGATGTTCAGTGGGCAAAACTTGGGATAACATGATAACAGATACTCATGGCAGTTACTCGGGTGGGTGCAACAGTATGTCTACGTGCACATCGAAGTTAGCCACGGGCTCAACTGATCATCCTCGCAAGAGATTGTTTTGGGAATTGGGAATTGAAGAGCTTTTGGATGGTCTAAGCAACACTAGCTCTGCAACCAAATCAAGTGTTGAGAATCATCACTCAATTGGCTCAAGAAGGTCAAAGATGGAAAGACTGTCTCTCGACAGTAATCCGATCCAATTACTCGACCCTTGCACCAGCATGAATCTGACACAACCTTCATGCATGGTTGGTCGTTTCCCATGTAAGAAAGAAGCTGTACCAAAGTCACAGGTAAGTTCATGGATTGATGATAGCTATAGCACCAATATTGGAGGCTCCATTTTAGAACTATCTCACAAGAGTGAGGAGCCTGCTAAGATTTGTAAGAAGAGGGTGAAACCTGGAGAGAGTAACCGTCCAAGACCGAAGGATCGACAACAGATCCAAGATCGTATCAAAGAGTTGAGAGAAATTATCCCTAGTGGTGCAAAG TGTAGCATTGATTCGTTGTTGGATCGGACTATCAAATACATGCTTTTCTTGCAAAGTGTTACAAAGTACGCGGACAAGCTTAAAGAAACTAACAAACCAAAG TTAATTGACCAACGAGACGGAGTGGCTGTAAATGACAAATGTATGACGGAGAGAGGCAGTGGTGGAGTTACTTGGGCGTTTAAAGTGGGAGCAACACCAACGGTTTGTCCAGTTATAGTTGAAGACCTTAGTTCCCCTGGTCAAATGCTTGTTGAG ATGCTATGTGAGGAAAGAGGCTTCTTTCTCGAGATAGCTGATATGATTCGTAGCTACGGATTGACAATTTTGAAAGGCGTGATGGAAATTCGCGAAGACAAGATATGGGGGCAATTCGTCGTAGAGGTGAAAGTAAAT GCTAACCAAAGCATTACAAGGATAAATGTGTTTTTGTCCCTCATGGAGCTTCTACAACAAGCAAACATTGGTGGAACTGAAGCAGTAGCTAATTAG